Part of the Triticum urartu cultivar G1812 chromosome 2, Tu2.1, whole genome shotgun sequence genome, AAGACTCGAACCCACAACCTGCAGCTCCACAAAGCAAGCCTTTGCCACTATGCCAGTGTGAGCACTGTTGCTACATGAGAGATGCCGCTTATTTAACAGCACAGTGAtcgtttgaattcaaattttaaaaaaacTCGAATTTTTTTGCTTGGTATGAGTGTTTTCTGTGGGGTAGCGGTAACCGCTCGGGGTCGCGAAATTTCGAGCGGTACCCAAAACAATGATCGCGATCCCTCCCAGCAGACGGCACCATCAGGAATGTAAAGAGACGGCCACATCAGGCTTTAATCCTGACGACGAGTCGGCCACTAACCTTGCCTGCAACCCACGGCATATTAAGATCAGGACCCGTAAAAAGTTTGCAAGTGAACGTCTGATCTGCCCGGCGCGAATCTCCAAGCAAAACGTGCACGTACGCCCTCGGCTTTGTCCCCCGGAAAACGACCTGTCGAGAGGAGCTCCACGTAGACGTCGCCGTCGCCTCCTTTGGGACATCGCCGTCGCCGTCAGAACCTTCTCCTAGCTGCCGCTGCGTCACAGCTTGGAGCCTTGGACGCGGACGAAACCGTCGCCCACACGAGTCGCCATCGTGTGGCGAATATCAAAGCCGCCGCCGCTTCACGTGTGCCCGGCGGTGGAGGGACGGCCGTCTGATCCAACCAGGATGATCTTTTTTCGGTGTTATTACTCACGTCCACAGGTGTGATAATATAGTCGCGACACATGCGCAAATCGGGGTCAAATTTGATgccattttttttaaaaaaaaatcggGGTCAAAGTAGTAAAAGTTGTCTTGGCTTGCTCGAACCATGGTGGGATCTTCTGGGGGCTGGAGCTCTGCAGCGGAGCCTCCACCCAAACGTGCGCTGCTGCTTTAATTATTACTTTTGCAGCTCAATGATGCTTTGCACGTGTTTCGGGCATTGACCGACTCAAGATGCACATGGCACTCCAGATTTCAAGAGATTATATGCATTACGTATTGCTAGCGATTACATGGCCATTGACCATCCACCTGGTTGGTTAGGGGGTGTTTGATTTAAAACTCCTAGGACTTTTTCTAATTACAGGGACTAATCAAAAAAGATTCTCCAGTAGAGTCTTTTTCTAGTCCATGTAAAAAAGTTCCTCCTGTTTGGTTcctagggactttttagggacctTTTCTAGTCTTTGGGACTAAAAAGTCCCTGAACCAAACACCCCCTTAGTCTCACTCTAATTTAGGGTCGTATTTTGGTCATAATTGTAACCAATAAAATATAAGTTATACATAGCAAAAAAAAACATTAtcgaaaactatgttcaaatacgaatcaaatatataatttttgatgacATGTATTAACATTTTCTAGTTAAATCTATAATTAAAATTTGACACAACCTCCAAAGAAGATCAATAAACTAGGACGTTAGTAGGAGTAGTAATTTGCAAAAAAAAAGTATTACTAGTGATTTTTCGTTCGCAGCTTTACTATTTTTGGTCCTCATATTTTTTTTGCGGGGTATTTTTGGTGCTCATTGTACATGGTACTCCTTGTAGGTTGTTCGTGCCTGCATGGAATACGCAAAAATGCAGTTTGTGAAGTGTATAAACCAAAGGCGTCTTGCCCTTACTTTCTTGTCGCGTGTTGACGATCGGGTGATTCTCATGCAAGCGTGCACAACACTCTCAACTCTCATGATATATGGTCTTCATGTCAATGATTGTCTCGTCTTTCTTTCGGTGAATCTTTAAAAATAAAATACAATTAACATCACATCGCAAGTCCATTGGAAGGAGATCACAAGTTATCAGCATTGCAATCATGGAGCATCCATGATAAAACAAAACAAGGTTTCGTGGGAAGCCAAAAAGGTGACAGCGTGGAAGGACCACGCATGTCCACCGCAGAGAGGACGTTGCCGCATGCTTCATAGGCAGCAACTGCTGGTCCACGTCAATCAGGCAAATCCACTCTGTAAAAAGAACAAGTGAAAGTGCTTTTTTATTATTATAAAAGAATGCATATCTTGCCATGCACAAAGAgttcgaagaagaagaagccattTGATCTCTTGCAAAAATTAAATGAAATGTTTGATCATACAAAAGAAAATGCACTTTCAATTGGGCAGATCCGCATATGGTCACCTTTCCTTGGAGACTAATGCTTTAATGGCTGATAGGGAGTTTATTTCATAAAATTTACACAAAGATCAAAATAGAGTTGCAGATTGGTTGGCTAGATATAGTCGAACTGAGTGTACCACATTTGCGTGGTTACTTAGGGGGGCCCACATACTGAGGATTTCTTACAACACGATTGTTACTTGATAATTTTGGAATAAACCCCCCTTTACCACGCAAAAAGTGACAAGACCGCCTTAACGGACAGTCCTTTTCAACAATGTGTGTCGAGTCTGTGTTGTTTGTCAGATTGGTCGGTAGTGTCTTGTCTTTGGGACAATGTAATATTGGTCTTCTCTTAGCGTTTGCAAGTTGGTGGCGGGCTTAGGTTCGTCGCCCTTGATGCGTGTGTGGGAGGTTGTTCGGCGCAAATGCCCTGCTCTGGGTTGTGGACAAGGTCGGCGACGGGGACGCCTTTGGGCGCCGCTTCCTGTTGGGGGCATCATTTTGAGATTACTGCCCATCCCCTAGCTCGATGGCGGTGTTGTGTGTCTCTCTTTTCTTGAATGCATCCTCTCATAGCAAATAGGATGAGAAAACTGGTGGCAGCTTGCTTAACGTGGTTTTGAGGGGCGGCTGCTCTCCTTGCTTTGATATGGCGTCGAGTTTTGGCAAAGATGATGGTGTCGATTTGTAGGGGCATGGCAGGACTTCATTAACCAGTCCTTTCCAGTGTGTTCGACGAATTGCCTCTTCTATCTTGCTGTGTGGTCACGGATTCGAAGCTGCACGAGAGGAGCCTAAGCGGCGACGATGACATGCAATCGGTGGTCTTTGAGGGAAGACTTCGTCGACGGGGCCCTACATTTTTGTCTGAGTGAAACCGCCTTCCAAGTTCGAGTTGTCTTGTTCCTATTACCGGGGGGCGTTTGTTTGGCATAGATCGATGCACATTTCATGAAGTTGTTGCAGCAAGGGCACTATTGCTTGTTGTTTGCGATGAAGTCAAAGTCACTCGCTCGGGGAGGAGTGGTTGCGATGACATGTGGAATCAACCTCGACGACGGTCCTCTCCTGGACGACATGTATGTGTTTTGTATTAATAGTCAGGCCGGGCGGGTGGTGCCCTTTTTGGCCATTTATAATAGGTTTACGTCAGCTTTTCTCGTAAAAAAACATGACAATTATCTTCATCTTAATGAATGAGATAATGTAAATCTTTTGTCATCGTTTAAAAAGTAATAATCTTGATCTTTAGTTCATTTTTAAGTAATGTATTTTTTTCTTTCAACTTAATTAATTGAGTGAGACAATTTGTCTTAAAGTTATATAATAAATGTTCACGTACATTGGAATGAAGGAGATACGAGATACATCGAAGGAAAGGGTAAGAAGTGATATAACGACGCAgcaagaaaaaaaagaaaaaacatgACAAGTATCTTCTTCTTAATGAATGAGATAATGTAAATCTTTTGTCTCTGTTTAAAAACAATAATAATTTTGATCTCTAGTTAATTTTTTAAGTAATGAAAAATTTCTTTCAGCTTAATTAATTGAGTGAGACAATTTGCCTCAAAGTAATGTAATAAATGTTGACATACATTGGAATGAAGAAGACATGAGATACATTGAAGGGAATGATAAGAACTGATACAACGGCGCAACAAGAAAAAAAATGAAGTCCTAATTTTCCACTAAGCTAAGTCCATTCGCAAACCATGCACGAGAATTTCCTCTTTTGCAGTACAACATAATCTTCTTTGTGTTGTTTAACTTTTCCTCTTCATTAGTTGCCCACACTGTTTGCTACTCATTTCCTGCAATATCCATTTTGTCCCTAGTGACTGCACCTGCAAAACAACGGGCTATAAATATGTTCCCATAAAACTTCATAAACATTTAATTTCTAAAAATCCTTAATAACTACCTCGGGAAATTCAGCGTCATTTCGAAATGCAACAAAAGTATTTGGTCGCGAAGTTATCAACCCATGCCATCTGAAGCAACATTGTTTCTTGGACTAGATACACCCAAAAAGGTAAATTGGCTGTTTAGTTGGCTTTGCTAGCCTGCTTGTCGAGTTTCAACAACTTCTCTCTCCTTCATAAATATTCAAACAAAATAGTCTCTCGATAATTTGTCGGTGTGTGGTCAACCGACAAAAATCTCGACTACAAAAAACAAGATTGACTTTGCAGTCATGTATTCCGGGGCAAAAATGCCAAAGTGCCGATGGTTGGTTCACAGATGCACTAAATTCCTTTTCTCAAAATCAAATGTAATCTAAAAAACgaacaaaagaaaaaagatgcACTAAAAATCCATTGGTACATTTTCtccaaaaaagagagagaacTTTTTTCAAAACAAAAACCACAAAAACGCCCACCAACCAAAACAAAACGCCCGAAATACAACAGCAACGCGCCCGCGTCAGACCCACGCGCGCACGCCCCCACTGCCACGCGGGCCCCGCCCACGCCCTTCCACGCACTTGCGTTGCGGCTCGCGCAGACACGGCGATACGTAGGCAGGCAGGCCCCCTCTCCCCGCACGAGCGAAAAGGCCACAGCAACGGTCACAGATTGGGCTCCCCTCTCGccgtctctctctctcgccaACGCCAGCCAAATCTTCGCTTCCCAAAGctcccccctccctccctccccccgTCGCTTCCCCATCACGCCTGCTCCACGCGGCGGCCGCGATTGAGcctgcagccgccgccgccgccgagcgcgCGACGACATGGGCGCCGCCGACAACAACGCCGTACGTTTCTTCCCCGCCACTCCGGAAAGACCGTGCCCTGTTTAATTCCGGGCGATACGCCGCCGGCTGTCTCTGAGTTTGCTTGCTTCCGTGTTGTTCGCGTGTTTGCAGGCGCCGCGGCATGGGCAGCAGCCGGATGGGGCCCGAGGGCGGGCGCCGGCGCCGGAGCAGAGGGAGGTGAAGGTGGTGGTCGTGGACGGGCCGGCGCCGGCCGTGTCGAGGCTGCAGGCGCAGCGGCCCGTGGCGCCGCTGCAGGTGACCACGcaggcgccgccgccgcccatgTCGGTGGCCTCCGGCGGCGAGGACCCGCCGCCCGCGGCGGCCTACCCGCCGCTCATGCAGCAGACCCCACCACAGGTACTCCTCCTCCCCCCAAATCCCAACCACTAAAATGCCCAATTGACCGCTCGTTCCGCCCATCAAATTTCCAATTCGATTTTCTGTCAAATTATCTCGCACAAACAGTTAATAGATAGATGGACTCCGGTCTTTCTAGGGCATGTGCGCTTGTGTGTAGTGCGATCGACAGTCGGTCGTCCCAGCTAGGCCCCTAGTCCCAACACAGCAGTCCGGTTGGTACGCGAGTACTCCCACAATAATTTCCCTTGCCACTCTTGGGTTGGCATTGCAATGTGCACAGGCACGGCCCCGTACCCCTCACCTACTTGACATTTTCGCGTAACAAATTGCGCATTTGGGTTGAATTATGCAGTGCTGCATTGACACCATCTTTCTTTTTTTCCAAACAAAAGTCTTAGTTGTGTGCTTATGGTTGTACTCCTATAATACACCAGTTTGATACCGACAGTTGCACTTGATTTCTCATCAGAACACTGTTTTTTATTTGAAAGGCGGCTGATGGCATGTTGCAGGTTGAGATATTTCGATTAGTGTGTTATCGCTGTAGAAGCACAGCAACAACCAAATAGTTCATCACCGATTGGAGCAGTTCTTTGCAAGCTCAAATGCCCATCCTCCTGCCTAGAGCGAGTGAGTACAAGAGGATGGATAATGGAGGAGAGGGGGTTGTAGTGTTTGAGACGATTTGTTTTTGCTAATCAAAGCGGTAGTACTGCCTAACGTATCACTTTAGTTAATCACTCACGGGTAACTTAAGCGGTAAAAGGCCTCTTAAAATATCCACGCAGAATGTACCACGAATCGAATCGAATCGAATCGAATCGAATCTTGGTAGTAGTATGATCTTGATTAAAAATATCGAATATTCCATAGGCGCCCAACCTCCTACCCGTTAGCAGCTAATGACTTTACTAATCCAATTGGTCTCGAGTTAACTGGTTGTTTAATTTGTTGCAGCCACTGGCGTCGTTGAACTCGCGCGTGTACACCAACCAGATCACGCTGTGCCTCTTCCTGCTGcagctggcggcggcggggctcgcCGTCGGCTTCTTCGTGTACCGGGCCGTCAAGGACATCGTGCAGGACCCGCGCTCCCGCAATGCGCGGCGCGAGCAGAGCCTGCTCCGCCAGTGGCTGCCCCCCGTGGAGGGCGCCGTGGCGCTCAGCATCCTACTGGCCTTCGCGTGGCAGAAGGCGGTGCGCGCGTGGCCGCGCGCCATGGTGACCGTCATCCTCTGGTCGGCCTTCGGCGTCACGCTCGCCGTCGGCTCCCTGCTCATGTGCTTCTCCATGCCGGCCACTGTGGGGCTCGGTGTGGCCTTGGTGGTCTTCTCCATCGGCACCGGGCTGTACGCGTGCTGGGTGACCCGTCGCGTCGGGTTCACGGCGCGGGTGTTCGAGAAGGCGGTGCAGCCCGTGGACAAGTTCCGGGGGCTCAACGGCCCGGCGTAcctcatggtggccgccgggttCGTGTGGATCTCCGTGTGGTGCGTGGCGGTCATCGGCGCCGTCAACTTCCGGTTCCCTGGCCTCACCATCCTGGCGCTGGTGGTGAGCCTGGCGTGGACCGCCGAGGTGATGCGCAACGTGGCGAACCTGACGGCCAGCCGGGTGATCGCGCTCTACTACCTCCGCGGCATGCAGTCCAGCGTGCAGTTCAGCTTCCAGCGCGCGCTGTCGTACAACCTCGGCAGCGCCTGCCTCGGCTCGCTCTTCGTGCCCACCATCGAGGCGCTCCGCATCCTCGCCCGCGGGCTCAACCTGCTGGAGGGCGAGGACGAGTTCATGTTCTCCTGCGCGCACTGCTGCCTCAACGTCATGAACGCCGTCTTCGAGTTCGGCAACAGCTGGGCATTCGTCCATGTAAGCCTTCAGTCCGCTTCCAATCATCTTCATCCTCTGTGCTGACAAGCTTAGTTGTGAGACTAACGGTGGATGAACCTCATGGCGCAGATCGCGGCATACGGGAGGGGGTTCGTGCAGGCGTCTCGGAGCACGTGGAGGCAGTTCGAGGGGCAGCCGGGGATGCCGGCGCTGGCGGACGCGGACATCACGAGCTCGGTGTGCTTCCTGACGGGGGTGACGAGCGGCGCCCTGTGCGTGGCGCTGGCGGGGTCATGGACGTTCGTGACGCACAGGCACTACACGGCCACGGTGTCGCTCATGGCGTTCTACGTGGGGTACCTGATGACCCGGATCGGCATGGCGCTGCCGCAGGCGTGCGTGGGCTGCTACTACGTGTGCTACGCCGAGAACCCCCGCTCCCGGCTCTTCGAGGACAGCCCCATAGGGGAGCGGCTGAACAAGATGAAGGAGGACGGGGAGGACGCGGTCGGGGTCGCGCCCACCCCGCGGTTCCCGCACCAGCACGTCAGCGCCGCCTGaccccggccgccgccgccgccgtgtaCAGGCAAGAACATGTTAGCCCAAGAACCGGATCGTGCGATGTCATTCCATGGCTGCCGGTGCTGGCCGAGTTGACCGGCGGCGGCGGACTTGCATTGGCGTCGCGTGAAAGCAAGGCAAGTGGGGAAGGATGATCGGAGAAGGGATCTCGTACGACCCATGCAGCGGATCGTAGTACTCACGCTGTCGAGGAGCACGAGTTGATGTTCTCCTCTTGTGTCTGAAATAGTAGGGGCGACTCTTTTTGACGTTTCTGTAAATTCCTCCATTTTTTGGCATGTGTTTTCACCCGTTGTTAGTGGTAGCAGAAGCCTGAGCATTTCTTCTTTTAGGTGTATTTATTCGTCTAGCAAAAACTGTCACCGTGATTGCAAGGATGACATGTGAATATTTTCTTGTAACATCATCTTTCTAGCGTTTTCATCAGATGGCAAGTGGCGGTGTTGGCAGATCTTTGTTGTGAGTATCTGAAATTCTGAACCGAACATGATGAGAAACTGGACCGGGATAGTAGCTGAGCCTGAGGGGCGTAGAGCATGTGAAGTTATGAACAGAGCATGGTAATGCACCCACCAGTATGGTGACTGGTGAGTGGCATTAACGATTCTGCGCAGGTTCGTTCACGCAATAATGATGCGTGGAACCGAACACAGCGGCATGGTACAGAGGCATGTTGCAACAGGCATGTTGCAACGTGCAGAGAGGAAAAGCCGCCAAGAGGAGACGGCCTCCTTGTCACAGGGATTGGAAAGCCGATGTGACCAAATGTACAAGTCATCAAAGTATCCCCCTGGTTTCACGTAGGGTCAGAACACAGGCATCGCATCGGTTAATCAAGGTTACACCTACCATTCCTGAAACCATCAACTTGAGGAGATTGTGTTTTATGGTCCGGTCTATCAATACAAGCTGTTGGTTGCTGTTTGACGCGACGATGGCCTCTACTCTATTAGAGACTAACTAATTGTACTCAGTGTAGGCTGCTATATGTCGTCCATCACCTTCAGGCAAAGAAAGGTACTAGTAGGAAACTGGAAGAGAAGGTACGTGCGCGCACGACCGCAACTGCGTCACCCTGTTTTGTCCGTTGCATTTGTCACATTGTGCTCAACTAGTGGTGCGCCCCTCCCCCTCGTGACGCTGACACACGCACGAGGCAGTTTCCTTCCGGTTCATTCCCTTCAGGAGACCAACGGAAAATCGCATCGATTATTCAGTCATTCTTCAAAATTTATTCAGTCAAAAAAAAAACTTCCTAAAAAATTATTCAGTCATTGACCGAGGTCTGACTAAACTACCCTACGTAGCACTTCCATTCTGCCTGCGCATCGCATGCATCGATCCTGCTCGATCGCCGGCTTGCTTGAGTGTACGTGATCTACCGGGTCCCTTTATATTCTTTTCCGGGCCGATAATAATGATCTTACGGTTTGGCCTGGTCAGCTGTATGCAATTCCTAGACCAGGAGAATGTGATTTCGCAATACATACTGGAGTGGAGTATATCCACAAAGGCCAAGTATCACTGTATATCAGTGAAAAAACCACAAATAACTTGTCTTGTAGGCCTCGGATCTACAACAAATTAACACTACTTACACGCACATTCGTTAGTTACCCCGTTTCAAAAGCAGATAACCCTCTTCTCTCGAGGCAGGTTAAGATAATAAATAAATAACTTCAGTTAACTACTTTTTTTTGTTGGGAAACTTCAGTTAGCTACTTGCATTGCACAGTTAACTGAAGGGAAATGCGAAGCATCAGCGAAAATCTACTTGCACTTCAGTTAACTACTTGCACTTTGAGTGGACAACAAATGCGAAGCATCAGCGAAAATCTACAAACTCCTCTCTTAGGACGCCGGATCTACAGCAGACGGCAAGCATGGACCGAAGGTGGGATATCTAAGTAGCAATTACTTGAACGCCAGTTAGCAGCTAACCCACTCCACTCTCTTCACAAAAGCAGATAACCCTTTTTTCTCGAGGCAACCTTGCAGGTTTTGACCGACAAACTCATCTTCAGTTAGTAACTTGGAGTGGAGAtatactactagtactacgtACGTACGTAGAGCTACGGCACACCTTTGCTCCCAAGTACGTCCTCGATCCTAGCTAATTAAGCTAGCTCACTGCTCACCATCCTTGTATCTACGAGCATCCATGTACATACACTTGGAAGGTGATATGTCGATCGACCACACACAAGAAACCAACACAACAATGCAGTAGCCGTTGCACACGGGCCGGGCACACCGAGCAACGGTCAAACAGCTCCTACTATTCGTCCCCAAACTAAGAAGATGGTGGGAGAAACGCACAAAACGGCCGGAGATTATTACAGACATAATGTATATGTCTAGGTGCGGTCAACACATAGCTAGAGAAATTCCTGATCTAGAGTAGTACAGTACCGTGCCTGCTGCTAGCTAATGCATACATACCATGCCATCCCTTGCTGCTAATTAAGTTCATTACAACTAGCTCAGCTCAGATCGAACGAGAAGGACCAAACACACGCAAAGCAACACAAcatagtacgtacgtactagctTGCACATCTTCCAGGGTTTTGGAGCCTGGACCCGATCTTGACATGCGATCGAGGTAGCAATAGCATGCGCCTCAGAccgccgcgccgcctccgccttccgcctggccgccgccgccggctcCGCCCTGCGGCGGGTTGCAGAAAGCCCGGACCTTGGCCACGATGAACTTGCCGATGCAGAAGAGGATCCCCCCCGTGAGCACGAGGGCAGGGATGAACACCACACCGGCAAAAAAGCCATAAAAAAACCCCTTCTCGTACGGCGTCATGCCTAGCTTAACAAGGCCAGGAGATGGGGCAGGTGAGTGGAGAGTGTGATCCATGGGTGCGGAGGTGAACTTGAACATGACCAGGCCCGGGTGGGAGGAAGGAGATGGAGGGGTTATAAAGACagccgtctctctctctctctctctctctctctctctctctctcacacacacacacacacacacacacacacacacacacacacacacacaggcGCTCACGCGGGAGCTCTAGTCCAGTCCATGTCCGTGTCCATGGCTGTGCAGGCAGGCAGGCATGTCCGCATGCGGTTGAGCCCTTCCCAAATGAGGAAAACGCGGCCAGCTTGCATGTGAAGCTGGGCTGGCTACTTTGTCACCGGTAAGGTAACCTGCATTGATGCAGCAGCACATGTGATCCATCCATCGAGATAGGTAGCCCGGGGCGTCATTTTCACCTCCAGGGAGTAGCATGCTGATGCACCGGCGACCTCTGCTGCAAAGTAAATTAAACCAGTGCATCCCATGCACCCACGGGCTACATCGATCGATCATATATTTCTATCTGTGTGCTGCTCGCATTAACGGGCGTACGGGGCTAGCTCATGGTACATTCGCTCATCCACAAAGTCCACGCGTACATTAGACGGGGCGCCATTTTTGCACTGAGAAAAGCTAGATAAAGCTCAGTAGAGATAATCCAGGANNNNNNNNNNNNNNNNNNNNNNNNNNNNNNNNNNNNNNNNNNNNNNNNNNNNNNNNNNNNNNNNNNNNNNNNNNNNNNNNNNNNNNNNNNNNNNNNNNNNNNNNNNNNNNNNNNNNNNNNNNNNNNNNNNNNNNNNNNNNNNNNNNNNNNNNNNNNCNNNNNNNNNNNNNNNNNNNNNNNNNNNNNNNNNNNNNNNNNNNNNNNNNNNNNNNNNNNNNNNNNNNNNNNNNNNNNNNNNNNNNNNNNNNNNNNNNNNNNNNNNNNNNNNNNNNNNNNNNNNNNNNNNNNNNNNNNNNNNNNNNNNNNNNNNNNNNNNNNNNNNNNNNNNNNNNNNNNNNNNNNNNNNNNNNNNNNNNNNNNNNNNNNNNNNNNNNNNNNNNNNNNNNNNNNNNNNNNNNNNNNNNNNNNNNNNNNNNNNNNNNNNNNNNNNNNNNNNNNNNNNNNNNNNNNNNNNNNNNNNNNNNNNNNNNNNNNNNNNNNNNNNNNNNNNNNNNNNNNNNNNNNNNNNNNNNNNNNNNNNNNNNNNNNNNNNNNNNNNNNNNNNNNNNNNNNNNNNNNNNNNNNNNNNNNNNNNNNNNNNNNNNNNNNNNNNNNNNNNNNNNNNNNNNNNNNNNNNNNNNNNNNNNNNNNNNNNNNNNNNNNNNNNNNNNNNNNNNNNNNNNNNNNNNNNNNNNNNNNNNNNNNNNNNNNNNNNNNNNNNNNNNNNNNNNNNNNNNNNNNNNNNNNNNNNNNNNNNNNNNNNNNNNNNNNNNNNNNNNNNNNNNNNNNNNNNNNNNNNNNNNNNNNNNNNNNNNNNNNNNNNNNNNNNNNNNNNNNNNNNNNNNNNNNNNNNNNNNNNNNNNNNNNNNNNNNNNNNNNNNNNNNNNNNNNNNNNNNNNNNNNNNNNNNNNNNNNNNNNNNNNNNNNNNNNNNNNNNNNNNNNNNNNNNNNNNNNNNNNNNNNNNNNNNNNNNNNNNNNNNNNNNNNNNNNNNNNNNNNNNNNNNNNNNNNNNNNNNNNNNNNNNNNNNNNNNNNNNNNNNNNNNNNNNNNNNNNNNNNNNNNNNNNNNNNNNNNNNNNNNNNNNNNNNNNNNNNNNNNNNNNNNNNNNNNNNNNNNNNNNNNNNNNNNNNNNNNNNNNNNNNNNNNNNNNNNNNNNNNNNNNNNNNNNNNNNNNNNNggctatgctttagagactgccgcattcactttaaatagggctccgtcaaaatccgttgagacgacaccgtatgaattatggtttgggaagaaacctaagctgtcgtttctaaaagtttggggatgcgatgcttatgtcaagaaacttcaacctgaaaagctcgaacccaagtcggaaaaatgcgtcttcataggatacccaaaggaaactattgggtacaccttctacctcagatccgaaggcaagatctttgttgccaagaatgggtcctttctagagaaagagtttctttcgaaagaagtaagtgggaggaaa contains:
- the LOC125535902 gene encoding CTL-like protein DDB_G0274487; translated protein: MGAADNNAAPRHGQQPDGARGRAPAPEQREVKVVVVDGPAPAVSRLQAQRPVAPLQVTTQAPPPPMSVASGGEDPPPAAAYPPLMQQTPPQPLASLNSRVYTNQITLCLFLLQLAAAGLAVGFFVYRAVKDIVQDPRSRNARREQSLLRQWLPPVEGAVALSILLAFAWQKAVRAWPRAMVTVILWSAFGVTLAVGSLLMCFSMPATVGLGVALVVFSIGTGLYACWVTRRVGFTARVFEKAVQPVDKFRGLNGPAYLMVAAGFVWISVWCVAVIGAVNFRFPGLTILALVVSLAWTAEVMRNVANLTASRVIALYYLRGMQSSVQFSFQRALSYNLGSACLGSLFVPTIEALRILARGLNLLEGEDEFMFSCAHCCLNVMNAVFEFGNSWAFVHIAAYGRGFVQASRSTWRQFEGQPGMPALADADITSSVCFLTGVTSGALCVALAGSWTFVTHRHYTATVSLMAFYVGYLMTRIGMALPQACVGCYYVCYAENPRSRLFEDSPIGERLNKMKEDGEDAVGVAPTPRFPHQHVSAA